The following proteins are co-located in the Amblyraja radiata isolate CabotCenter1 chromosome 8, sAmbRad1.1.pri, whole genome shotgun sequence genome:
- the LOC116975971 gene encoding forkhead box protein G1-like, which yields MGDEEQPKMVPKSSSFSIKNLLLPEDFHQNESNHRSDFPSGKGGETESGAVKADFKYQERPETQVVSEGGDQKKEEKKQGKYDKPPFSYNALIMMAIRQSAEKRLTLNGIYEFIMRNFPYYRENKQGWQNSIRHNLSLNKCFVKVPRHYDDPGKGNYWMLDPSSDDVFIGGTTGKLRRRSVTSRGKLAFKRGLRLSTTGLGLVERSNPLYWPLSPFLSLHHPHNTLNYSSAASSFLNQAPSYSSLLTGCGSGVEQMASGDISHPLLRGSVQCGYTVNPCSVSLLAGQAGYFFPSLHHTQAVQQQNGPGMGNPGAPSSSPPLATSILSETLRPSLSTFPSGLAAGFTSYLSQQNAGAPNNAFLH from the coding sequence ATGGGAGATGAGGAGCAGCCGAAAATGGTTCCCAAATCCTCCTCCTTCAGCATTAAGAACCTTTTGCTCCCCGAAGATTTTCATCAGAACGAGAGCAACCATAGAAGCGACTTCCCGAGCGGGAAAGGCGGCGAGACCGAGAGCGGGGCAGTCAAAGCTGACTTCAAGTATCAGGAGCGTCCGGAGACACAGGTCGTCAGCGAGGGGGGCGACCAGAAGAAGGAGGAGAAGAAACAGGGGAAATATGACAAGCCGCCCTTTAGTTACAACGCCCTGATCATGATGGCAATCCGGCAGAGCGCCGAGAAGCGCTTGACACTCAACGGGATCTACGAGTTCATCATGAGGAATTTCCCCTACTACCGAGAGAACAAGCAAGGCTGGCAGAACTCCATCCGCCACAACCTCAGCCTCAATAAGTGTTTCGTCAAAGTGCCCCGGCATTACGACGACCCTGGCAAGGGGAATTACTGGATGTTGGACCCGTCCAGCGACGACGTGTTCATCGGCGGGACGACGGGCAAACTTCGCCGGAGGTCGGTCACGTCCCGGGGCAAATTGGCTTTCAAGAGGGGGCTTCGCCTTTCGACGACTGGACTGGGCTTGGTGGAACGCAGCAACCCCCTGTATTGGCCGCTGTCACCCTTCCTTTCCTTGCACCATCCGCACAACACTCTCAATTACTCCAGCGCCGCCTCCAGTTTTTTGAACCAGGCTCCCAGTTACAGCTCGTTGCTCACAGGTTGCGGATCCGGGGTGGAGCAGATGGCGAGCGGGGATATCTCTCACCCGTTGTTGAGGGGATCTGTACAGTGCGGGTACACGGTGAACCCTTGCTCCGTCAGCTTGCTGGCGGGGCAAGCCGGCTACTTCTTCCCATCTTTGCATCACACGCAGGCGGTGCAGCAGCAGAACGGACCCGGGATGGGGAATCCGGGTGCACCCTCCAGCTCACCTCCACTAGCCACTTCCATTCTCTCCGAGACCCTCAGGCCGTCCCTTTCCACTTTCCCATCCGGACTGGCCGCTGGATTTACCAGCTACCTGTCGCAGCAGAACGCAGGAGCCCCCAACAACGCGTTTTTGCACTGA